Proteins from one Clupea harengus chromosome 17, Ch_v2.0.2, whole genome shotgun sequence genomic window:
- the armc3 gene encoding armadillo repeat-containing protein 3, translating into MGKKAKKEAETPSKDEFDPLSIESKRADTVVLMLNSPEEVVLAKACGAICKFAEKGEENRITLMGLGAVEPLSRLISHEDQSVRRNAFMALGNMASNGDVKKLLKKLDVIPSIIARLSPEEDVVIHEFATQCLASLALDFTCKVQIFDSDALGPLIHLLSSNDPDVVKNSVECIYNLVQDVPSRVALCELNGISLLLGQLRSEFPVIQELVLRTLERITADKEARVAFREEQGLEKLLEFLTTKEYSDLHVEALQLVSNCLEDAEAMQHFQETGGLQTLLKFVMTPGLPEVQSNAVKAIAKVAQSYENRKILHEQDVEKSLMTLLAVENNRMRSATCQAVAAMSKNLTSKDTFRLLDGIKPIVQLLRSESAEVRESAAQALSSLTSGNQLNAYAVSEAEGEEALVQQIQEGSAREVAFAASVLTNMAAQEALRRNILSHGAMQTLVGPLQSKDTHLLVCVIQAVAALACDAESRTEFMTAGGLPHLLKLLHSYNTEVCRNACWAVSVCANDESTASELCKFGALEVLQDINSSTNRRNRFSGIALQKLLDNNLSAKYSLTGLLSSTDVITDGFYDPGKAQSGQRVLDLVNLSKQVINQRRPVVLVNGKPQDLRLDSPSESRATSAQSNKSGSRASSKAKHRDEDESKPQQDKEVERQGLLPWDSALCSLIAEATKSILPLQEEREQHKALAILVSGAMGGPVSAERQHELLWELHLSELKHEEQSNVILIGKIEKGTYCHRALLFKALSDKIGLCSSLVRGDYNRAWNEVLITDGTPKSPGCYPQPCKYVVDLMHSPGELMRSNSPAAVKYQCI; encoded by the exons ATGGGAAAGAAGGCGAAAAAGGAGGCAGAGACACCTTCTAAAGATGAG TTTGACCCTCTATCCATCGAAAGTAAGAGGGCAGACACAGTTGTGCTCATGCTGAACTCTCCTGAGGAAGTGGTCTTGGCAAAAGCTTGTGGAGCCATTTGCAAATTTGCAGAAAAGG GTGAGGAGAACAGGATCACCCTCATGGGCCTGGGAGCAGTGGAGCCTCTCTCACGCCTCATATCTCATGAAGACCAGTCAGTGCGGAGGAATGCCTTCATGGCCCTTGGGAACATGGCCTCCAATG GTGATGTCAAAAAACTGCTGAAAAAATTGGATGTCATACCTTCAATCATTGCAAGGCTATCTCCTGAAG AGGATGTGGTAATCCACGAGTTTGCCACTCAGTGCCTGGCATCATTGGCCCTTGACTTCACATGCAAGGTTCAGATCTTCGACAGTGATGCATTAGGGCCCCTTAtccacctcctctccagcaATGATCCAGATGTGGTGAAGAATTCTGTTGAGTGCATTTACAACCTTGTTCAG GACGTCCCGAGTCGCGTGGCATTGTGCGAGTTGAATGggatctctctgctgctgggcCAGCTGCGTTCTGAGTTCCCTGTCATCCAGGAGCTCGTTCTGCGCACTCTGGAGCGCATCACCGCAGACAAGGAGGCACGCGTCGCCTTCAGGGAGGAACAGGGCCTCGAGAAACTGCTGGAATTCCTCACAACCAAA GAATACAGTGACTTGCATGTGGAGGCCTTACAGTTGGTCTCAAATTGCCTGGAGGATGCGGAGGCCATGCAGCACTTCCAGGAGACAGGGGGTCTGCAGACACTACTGAAGTTCGTGATGACACCAGGCCTGCCTGAAGTGCAGAGCAATGCGGTTAAGGCCATCGCCAAGGTGGCgcagagct ATGAGAACAGGAAAATCCTTCACGAACAAGACGTGGAGAAGTCGTTGATGACCTTGCTTGCTGTGGAAAACAACCGCATGCGTTCAGCAACCTGCCAGGCGGTGGCAGCGATGAGCAAGAACTTGACCAGCAAGGACACTTTCAGACTTCTGG ATGGCATAAAGCCAATTGTTCAGCTCTTGAGAAGCGAGAGTGCAGAGGTGCGGGAGTCTGCAGCACAGGCGCTGTCTAGCCTCACCAGTGGCAATCAGCTTAATGCTTA TGCTGTCtctgaggcagagggagaggaagcgcTGGTGCAGCAGATCCAGGAGGGCAGTGCCAGGGAAGTGGCCTTTGCCGCGTCTGTCCTCACCAACATGGCTGCCCAGGAGGCCCTCCGGCGCAACATCCTTTCCCATGGAGCCATGCAGACCCTGGTGGGGCCTCTGCAGTCCAAGGATACACATCTGCTTGTCTGTGTCATTCAGGCAGTGGCTGCGCTGGCCTGTGACGCAGAAAGCAGAACCGAG TTTATGACTGCTGGGGGTCTCCCACACTTGCTCAAACTGCTCCATTCATACAACACAGAGGTATGCCGCAATGCATGCTGggcggtcagtgtgtgtgccaacGATGAGTCCACTGCCTCTGAACTCTGCAAGTTTGG AGCACTGGAGGTCCTGCAGGACATCAACTCCTCCACCAACCGCAGGAACCGATTTAGTGGCATCGCCCTGCAGAAGCTTCTGGACAACAACCTCTCGGCAAAGTACAGCCTCAcaggcctcctctcctccactgacGTCATCACTGATGGCTTCTATGACCCTGGGAAG GCCCAATCAGGTCAGAGAGTTCTGGACTTAGTGAACCTATCTAAGCAGGTCATCAACCAGCGTCGACCAGTCGTATTAGTTAATGGAAAACCACAGGACCT GCGGCTGGATAGTCCCAGTGAGTCACGGGCCACTTCAGCCCAGAGCAACAAGTCTGGCAGCAGAGCGtccag taAAGCTAAACATAGGGACGAGGATGAGAGTAAACCTCAGCAGGACAAAGAAGTGGAGAGGCAGGGGTTGTTGCCATGGGATTCCGCTCTCTGTTCCCTGATTGCTGAGGCAACCAAGTCCATACTGCCActtcaggaggagagggagcagcaCAAAGCTCTGGCTAT CCTGGTGAGCGGTGCCATGGGAGGCCCGGTGAGCGCTGAGCGGCAGCACGAGCTTCTGTGGGAGCTGCACCTGAGTGAGCTGAAGCACGAGGAGCAGTCCAACGTTATCCTCATCGGCAAGATCGAGAAGGGCACCTACTGCCACAGAGCCCTGCTTTTCAAG GCCCTGTCAGACAAAATTGGTCTCTGCAGCAGTTTGGTGCGGGGAGATTATAACCGGGCGTGGAATGAGGTTCTGATCACGGATGGCACTCCGAAGTCTCCAGGATGCTATCCCCAGCCATGCAAATATGTGGTGGATCTGATGCACAGCCCTGGGGAGCTAATGAGGAGCAACTCACCAGCTGCTGTAAAATATCAATGCATTTGA